The nucleotide window ACTCCATAGAGAGCCACAAGCACCGACGTTCTCCTCAAAAAACGGACGTCTAAAAAGCTGACCCCAAAAAGGACGGCTAGGGCCACCGCAATCCAAATGAGCTGACGATTGAAGAAACCTTCCTGCCCGGTAAAAGAAGCCATGGTCACGAGCCCTGCACAAAAAATAGGGATTAGCGCCAGAAAAAGCGTCCAGTCAATTGAGGCATACAGTGTGCGCAAACGTTCTGTCATAATGTAGATAATTTTAGTCGCGGTGGATAATTAAATTTACTAGTGAATAGTAAAAGGAAAACGAGGAACAATTTCTATTTTTGAGACCGCCGAAGAAAAACCCTTGGGCCAAGTAAAAATAACGGGTTGAGAAGAATTTCTAGCTAAAGAGTCCACAATGGTCTGAGAAGCGGCCATGGCATTTCCATCCATATCATATATTACCGCCAC belongs to Candidatus Paceibacterota bacterium and includes:
- a CDS encoding FtsW/RodA/SpoVE family cell cycle protein, whose amino-acid sequence is MTERLRTLYASIDWTLFLALIPIFCAGLVTMASFTGQEGFFNRQLIWIAVALAVLFGVSFLDVRFLRRTSVLVALYGVSCAALIALFALGHTSRGARSWVNLGFFSIQPSDPLKIILILMLAKYFSKRHIEIANIRHIIVSGIYAIV